The stretch of DNA CCGACAACCGCACTGAATTCCAGGCCTCCGGCCGCGACTGGCGCACCCCGCCGTTGTGGGGGATCGGCCTGACGCAGGCGGTCAGTGGCCACACTCAGTTTTTGCATGACGGCCGCGCCCGCAATCTGCTCGAAGCCGTGCTCTGGCATGGCGGCGAAGCACAGAAGGCGCAGCAACAGGTTTTGTCTTTCAACGCCGAACAGCGTGCCGCGCTGCTGGCGTTTTTGAACTCACTTTAAACACTAATAAAGAATCGGGAGCCCGACATGTTCCGTCCCAAGCTACTGTTCACCAGCCTCGCCGCATTGGCACTCGGCGCGTGCTCGCCACAAGATCCGCAAGCGGTCACCTCGGCGGCCATCGCCAAATCGGTGATCCTGCCGACCTACACCCGTTGGGTCGAGGCCGACAAGCAACTGGCCGTCAGCGCCCTCGCCTACTGCCAGGGCAAGGAAACCCTGGAAACCGCCCGCGCCGACTTCCTGCATGCGCAGAAAGCCTGGGCCGAGCTGCAACCGTTGTTGATCGGGCCATTGGCCGAGGGCAACCGTTCGTGGCAGGTGCAGTTCTGGCCGGACAAGAAAAACCTCGTCGGCCGTCAGGTCGAACAACTGGTCGTTGCCCAGCCGCAGATCGATGCCGCGGCCCTGGCCAAGTCGAGCGTGGTGGTACAAGGCCTGTCGGCTTACGAATACATCCTGTTCGATGCCAAGCCTGACGTCGCCAACGACGAACAGAAAGCCAAATACTGCCCGCTGCTGATCGCCATCGGCGAACGTCAGAAGCAACTGGCTGAAGAGATTCTGCAAACCTGGAACAACACCGACGGCATGCTCGCGCAAATGAGCAAGTTCCCTAACCAGCGTTATGCCGACTCCCACGAAGCGATCGCCGACCTGCTGCGTGTGCAGGTCACCGCCCTCGACACCCTGAAGAAAAAACTCGGCACGCCGATGGGCCGCCAGAGCAAGGGTGTGCCGCAGCCGTTCCAGGCCGATGCATGGCGCAGCCAGTCGTCGCTGACATCAATGGAAGCCAGCCTCGCTGCGGCCAAAACCGTGTGGGAAGGCGTCGACAACAAAGGCCTGCGCGGTCTGTTGCCAAGCGATCAGAAACCACTGGCGGACAAGATCGACGCTGCGTACGCCGCCTCGCTCAAACTGTTCGGCAGCACCCAGCGCTCGCTGACCGAAATGCTTCAGGACGACGCCGGTCGCCAGCAGCTCAACGACCTCTACGACAGCCTCAACGTCGTCCATCGCCTGCACGAAGGCGAACTGGCCAAGGCGCTGGGCATTCAACTGGGCTTCAACGCCAACGACGGTGACTGATGAGGGCAAGTGCCATGCTGCGACGCCAGGCTCTGACTTTAGGTAGTTTGCTGCTGGGAGCAGTGACTCTGGGCGGCTGGACGCTGTTCAAGCGCAAGG from Pseudomonas sp. P8_229 encodes:
- a CDS encoding imelysin family protein, with product MFRPKLLFTSLAALALGACSPQDPQAVTSAAIAKSVILPTYTRWVEADKQLAVSALAYCQGKETLETARADFLHAQKAWAELQPLLIGPLAEGNRSWQVQFWPDKKNLVGRQVEQLVVAQPQIDAAALAKSSVVVQGLSAYEYILFDAKPDVANDEQKAKYCPLLIAIGERQKQLAEEILQTWNNTDGMLAQMSKFPNQRYADSHEAIADLLRVQVTALDTLKKKLGTPMGRQSKGVPQPFQADAWRSQSSLTSMEASLAAAKTVWEGVDNKGLRGLLPSDQKPLADKIDAAYAASLKLFGSTQRSLTEMLQDDAGRQQLNDLYDSLNVVHRLHEGELAKALGIQLGFNANDGD